Proteins encoded in a region of the Candidatus Nezhaarchaeota archaeon genome:
- a CDS encoding minichromosome maintenance protein MCM yields the protein MVEAKLEDPIGQFAEFFKSFLDGKGSFKYRERVRQMVVLGSKSLTVDFDDLLLFDVNLAKGIVDRPREYLEYASLALYEVVKTEYKDYAEKIGRFHARFRGAGDVVPIRKIRAEHINKMITIEGVLVRSSSIKQRLVESTFICKNVDCREVIRIPQVSRSFTTPSICPKCGRKGTLEFSPENSSYIDAQIFIVQEKPEELPPGQLPRSIEVLVTEDLVDSARPGDRILISGIVTLKQESSLKLGKLTTFTTYLEANYVEVSTKGYEDVEITPEDEREIREVAKDPDIVDKIVRSIAPSIYGMEEVKEAIAYMLFGGVPKVMPDGIKVRGDLHVLIIGDPGTAKSQLLQYVAKLAPRGIYTSGKGSTAAGLTATVIRDKNTGEFFLEAGALVLADNGVSCIDEIDKMRQDDRVAIHEAMEQQTVSIAKAGIVATLNARTSILAAANPTLGRYMSNRPLSENINLPVTILSRFDFIFIITDKPSKVRDAALADHVLNLRAMKSEKTTPFPPDFLRKYIAYARRNVMPKLTEAAIDRIKSYFLGLREKASEDSPVPITVRQLETLVRAAEARARIALRSEVTAEDAEAVIELMDYYLRTVGSDAAGRPDIDIIMTGKPRTVQQKIAKIIEILGELQKELQGGPVSKELIIERAQQEGIDKTFVEKTLRQLLGDGVIFQPRDGYYKKV from the coding sequence GTGGTTGAAGCTAAGCTTGAAGACCCCATTGGGCAGTTCGCAGAATTCTTTAAGTCATTTCTTGATGGTAAAGGTAGCTTCAAGTATAGAGAAAGAGTCAGGCAGATGGTAGTTTTAGGATCTAAGTCTTTAACCGTAGATTTTGATGACTTGCTACTTTTCGATGTCAATTTAGCAAAAGGGATTGTTGACAGACCTCGTGAGTACTTAGAGTATGCATCATTAGCGCTCTATGAAGTAGTTAAGACTGAGTATAAAGATTATGCTGAAAAAATAGGAAGATTCCATGCCAGGTTTAGAGGGGCTGGTGATGTAGTTCCAATAAGGAAGATAAGAGCTGAACATATAAATAAAATGATTACCATAGAGGGGGTGCTTGTCAGATCTAGTAGTATAAAACAAAGGCTCGTTGAGAGTACCTTCATATGCAAGAACGTCGATTGTAGAGAAGTCATAAGGATACCGCAAGTCTCAAGATCATTTACAACACCATCTATATGTCCAAAGTGCGGGAGGAAAGGCACTCTAGAATTTAGCCCTGAGAATTCAAGCTACATTGATGCTCAGATCTTTATTGTCCAAGAGAAACCTGAAGAGCTGCCTCCAGGTCAATTACCACGTTCCATAGAAGTTCTTGTGACAGAGGATCTGGTTGATAGTGCAAGACCTGGAGATAGGATTTTGATTAGTGGGATAGTTACTCTTAAGCAAGAAAGCTCTCTCAAGCTTGGTAAGTTAACAACCTTCACTACATATCTAGAGGCAAACTACGTTGAGGTATCAACGAAGGGGTATGAGGACGTTGAGATAACACCCGAAGACGAGAGAGAGATAAGAGAGGTTGCTAAAGACCCGGACATAGTGGATAAGATAGTTAGGTCAATAGCGCCATCGATCTACGGCATGGAAGAGGTCAAGGAAGCCATAGCATACATGCTGTTCGGCGGGGTTCCAAAGGTGATGCCCGATGGGATTAAAGTTAGAGGAGACCTCCACGTCCTGATAATTGGGGATCCTGGAACAGCAAAGAGCCAACTTCTTCAGTATGTCGCTAAATTAGCTCCTCGAGGGATATATACTTCTGGCAAGGGTTCAACAGCTGCAGGTCTTACGGCCACTGTCATTAGAGATAAGAATACTGGTGAGTTCTTCTTAGAGGCAGGAGCATTAGTTCTAGCTGATAATGGAGTGTCATGTATAGATGAGATTGATAAGATGAGGCAAGACGATAGGGTAGCTATACATGAAGCCATGGAGCAGCAAACAGTCAGCATAGCTAAGGCCGGAATAGTGGCTACTTTGAATGCACGCACGTCAATTCTAGCTGCGGCAAACCCTACTCTTGGTAGGTATATGTCGAATAGACCTCTATCTGAGAACATAAACTTGCCAGTAACGATACTATCGAGGTTTGACTTTATCTTCATAATCACTGATAAGCCTAGTAAAGTTAGAGATGCTGCTCTCGCAGATCATGTCTTAAACCTTAGAGCCATGAAAAGTGAGAAAACTACTCCCTTCCCACCAGATTTCTTAAGAAAGTACATCGCATATGCAAGGAGAAACGTGATGCCTAAGCTTACTGAAGCAGCTATTGATAGAATAAAATCCTACTTCTTAGGGTTAAGGGAAAAGGCTTCAGAGGATAGTCCAGTACCAATAACTGTTAGACAATTGGAAACTCTTGTGAGAGCGGCTGAAGCAAGGGCGCGTATAGCTCTAAGAAGTGAGGTAACGGCTGAGGATGCCGAAGCCGTGATTGAACTGATGGACTACTATCTAAGGACTGTGGGTAGTGATGCAGCTGGAAGACCTGACATTGACATCATAATGACGGGTAAGCCGAGAACCGTACAACAGAAAATAGCTAAAATCATAGAGATACTTGGAGAACTTCAGAAAGAGCTTCAA
- a CDS encoding replication factor C small subunit, protein MAFKEEVPALWVEKYRPRRLDEIVNQKEVVERLKRFVEDKNIPHLLFVGPPGTGKTTAALCLVYELYGENWRQNVLELNASDERGIQTIRERVKDYARTVALGDVPFKTIILDECDAMTSEAQWSLRRIMEMFWRTTRFILIANYGSRIIEPIQSRCAIFRFSILSKEDIAERLKLIAAKEGVTLTQKGIDAIWYVAGGDLRRAINLIQAAAAYGGTVDDMTVYRVAGRASPTEVHEMLKLALKGDIMSARQKIYELMINYGLTGSDIIRQVHIEVFKLDIPEPIKVEIEDLVAEADYRLTEGANEDIQLTAFLAQLVKLGKKLVG, encoded by the coding sequence ATGGCCTTTAAGGAAGAAGTACCAGCTCTCTGGGTTGAGAAGTATAGACCTAGAAGGCTTGATGAGATCGTTAATCAAAAAGAGGTTGTTGAGAGATTAAAGAGGTTTGTTGAAGATAAAAATATTCCACATCTACTGTTTGTTGGCCCACCTGGAACAGGTAAAACAACCGCAGCTTTGTGCTTAGTTTACGAACTTTATGGTGAGAATTGGAGGCAGAACGTTTTAGAGCTTAATGCTTCCGATGAAAGGGGAATTCAAACAATAAGAGAGAGAGTTAAAGATTATGCGAGGACCGTAGCACTAGGCGATGTACCCTTCAAGACAATAATATTAGATGAATGCGATGCCATGACATCTGAAGCTCAATGGAGCCTTCGACGCATAATGGAAATGTTTTGGAGAACCACAAGGTTCATACTGATAGCCAATTACGGCTCAAGGATAATAGAGCCAATACAATCACGATGCGCCATATTCAGATTCTCCATTCTATCGAAAGAAGATATTGCGGAGAGATTGAAACTCATCGCAGCTAAGGAAGGTGTAACCCTAACTCAAAAGGGCATCGATGCTATATGGTATGTGGCTGGAGGAGACCTTAGAAGGGCCATAAACCTTATTCAGGCTGCCGCCGCGTATGGAGGAACAGTTGACGACATGACTGTTTATAGAGTGGCCGGTAGAGCGAGCCCTACAGAAGTTCATGAGATGCTTAAGCTTGCCCTTAAGGGCGACATAATGTCTGCAAGGCAAAAAATATACGAATTAATGATAAATTACGGCTTAACCGGCTCCGACATAATAAGGCAGGTGCACATTGAGGTCTTTAAGCTCGATATACCTGAACCGATTAAAGTTGAGATAGAGGATCTAGTAGCAGAAGCGGATTATAGATTAACTGAAGGGGCTAACGAGGACATACAGCTCACGGCCTTCCTAGCCCAACTAGTTAAGTTAGGCAAGAAACTGGTGGGCTAA